The sequence below is a genomic window from Pseudorasbora parva isolate DD20220531a chromosome 4, ASM2467924v1, whole genome shotgun sequence.
CACCCAGTGCTTTACCCGGAGGGGCCGCTGTTTACGGCCGTACCGTCGCGATCTTTCTTTCCAAGGGGTTTTCTTTGGGATGAAGGATTTCATCAACTTCTCCTCAACAAATGGGACAGTCAGTTAACACAGGAGGTCATTGCGCACTGGCTCGATCTTATCAACGTAGAGGGCTGGATACCACGTGAACAAATCTTGGATGATGAAGCACGCAGCAAAGTACCGTCCGAGTTTATAGTGCAGCACAATGAAAACGCAAACCCTCCCACGCTCTTCCTGGCCCTACAGGAGTTGCTGGAGAAGCTGGATGCTCAACCAGAGTCTTTGTCCTCCCAGAACATGCTTCCTTTCTTGAGAAGGTTGTACCCGAGGCTGCAGATTTGGTTTGAGTGGTTTAACACCACGCAAGCCGGACCCATTGCCAACTCCTACCGTTGGCGAGGCAGGGACAAAGACACTAACCTTTTCTTAAATCCCAAGACCCTGACCTCTGGCCTGGACGACTACCCACGGGCTTCCCACCCATCCGCTGATGAGAGGCATGTAGACTTGTATTGCTGGATGACCCTTGCCTCCGGCATCATGGCGAACGTGGCACGAATCCTTGGAGAACCCCACCAGGTCTACGAGAACACCCATCGTACTCTCAGTAATAACGATCTGTTAAACGAACTGCACTGGTCCGAGAATCTACACACCTTCAGTGATTACGGCAATCACACCCAGTCTGTCTCACTTCAGCAGGAGAAAGTGTTTGTGCCCCCTGGACAACCACGGCACCAGTTCCCAGTCTCACGGTTGATTCGCTCCGTCCGCAGAGCCCCCAAGCTGCAGTACGTGAATGCATTAGGTTATGTTAGCCTTTTTCCGTTCTTGCTTCATATTTTGACACCGGACTCACCAAAGATGGAGCATATTTTGCGAGACATTCAAGACCCTGAACGCCTTTGGACGCCCTATGGCCTGCGCTCACTCTCACGTGCAGATCCCATCTACATGAAAAGGAACACGGAACACGATGCTCCCTACTGGCGAGGAGCGATCTGGATCAACATCAACTACCTGGCAGTTAGAGCACTGCATCACTATGGCAGCTTAGAAGGGCCATACAAAGAGAAAGCAGCTACCCTCTATCAAGATCTCAGGACTAACCTCATCAATAATGTTTACAAGCAGTATCTGGAAACGGGATATATCTGGGAACAGTACAGTGATAGCACTGGAAGAGGGCAGGGTAGTCACCCCTTTACTGGCTGGTCAGCTCTGACTGTACTGATAATGGCTGAAGAGTATTGAAAATCAGTAGCAAGCCAGAATCGGAACGATAGTTCATGATGCTCAATTGGTGCCATGTTTGTTACTACAAagtgtatttaatttttatgtaattaagataattggtgtttttttattttatttgctcatttaatataataattaagaGCCCTGTTTAAATATTTCACTTTTACATCTGGTTCAATGTGATTTATATCCTCAGGTTTGAAAAGCCGTACGCCTTTTCTGGATCAGACAAAACAATATCACATGTTTGAGCCAGGAGAAGACCGTACACTTTTTTTCCGTCCATTGCGGTTTGGCTTCATTCAACAGAATAAATTGAAATCTTCTTGTAAAAATCTTTCTTCAATTCAACTGAATCTTAATACTTAAATATTCAAATCATATCTCTTTATGGATGGTGTTTTTTAAAAGCATTGTGTGATTTTTACTCTAATTATAGCCAAGATTTGCTTCTGTGTACTGTATGTAATTTATGTGTTAGGATATAAATTGGTCACAACAACTCATGGAAGTTGAATCGCAATAACAGGAATCTACTGAATTGCAATCAATACATAATTCTTTCTACAGACATTTAAACGTCAAGGCTTTTCAAGCAAGGCTGTCAAGTCAACATTAAAGGgcacctattatgcaaaattcacttttatgaggTGTTTGAACATTAATGTCTTggcagtgtgtgtacacaaccaacatataatggtaaaaatccacccactcCTTTTTTTTATCCCCATTTTGATGTACACTGAAATACTAGCACCAACCCCTCCCTCAGAGAGCTGTAGCTGAGCTGTTCACAGTCCGCCATGTTTATCTCCCCGCCAGAGCATTAACAGCAACATCCAAGTAAGAAATGTGTTCTAATTAAAGCTACTAAAGTTCagtcagtcaagagcagtgagtgaatTTCTGTTTATCTTCTGTTGTTTGATCTTTAAAACAAACAGATATCATGTTTCGCGTGTGTTCACTGCTGTGTAGGCTCCGCCCTCTCAGgtggggagcagcagctcatttgcattaaaAGCCACACACAGAACAGctcattttttccaaaattgcCTTTTACAAAATGGTATATTAAATGATCTGTAAGGAATTTTGATCTTAAACttcacaggcacactcaggggacacctgagacttattttgcatcttgtaaaaaggggcataataggtGCCTTTTAAGTGTCTTGACAATTACAGATATTAAATTCAGTTTAATTGTACTTTGTTTACAGTTAGCTGTAATGTATGTAAAAGtctacaaaaaaaattaagttagcgtctttaaatattaaagttGCTTTTGTACTGTTACAAGTGTATATTCTGTGTATAGTCTGTCTACATGTGTTTTTATTATGTTTCAGGTAGACAGCCTCAGTTTTCATTGAATCATAGAGATTAGTGCACATAAGGTAAGTGTGTGTGCAGAAATCCAGTCAACATTTCATGCCACATGGTCAaaaaaaagaacagtatttacaCAAAGAGTGATGTTCACTGGACTGCTTCATGTACTGAAGCCAAAAGTTGTAATACAATCTGTTTTTACAGAGCACTTAATAACGGTGCCATATTAAAAATGGCTTAAAGGGatggctcacccaaaaatgaatatttgatgtttatctgcttacccccagggcatccaagataagatgtaggtgtgtttgtttcttcaggagaacaaaCATCTTTAACTCAAACTGTTGCTATATGCCAGTCGTATTATCGTGCTGGTATTTTGACCTTATTCGGtggaagtaatggcattgggaacGCTAGATAAGATTCGTTTGATATGAGgtaaataacaaatactgttcggtttctcacagaaaccaatcGTTTCATGTCTTAGGACATCAATGCGTCGCCACGAGCcacaccccattgacatccaTTATACGACTtgcacagcaacggttggagttaaaaatgtgtgttctactgaagaaacaaacacacctatgcatcttggatgccctgaggGTAAGCAAATAAATGGCTTGATGAGCCTGTTTTAATGTGAGAGCATTTCAGGCCAGTTAAAAGAACACCTGCTTTACCTTTGTGGTACCAGTtttggtttcccactgaaagttTAAATTTGACCTTATACATTCATTGTCTAAGTTTTATGTTTTACGTTTTTAAGCCCTTATTGAATTCTGTTACAAATTTTTATGATTTGTCATTAAGATAAAGTTAATGAATTTGTGAGTTAAATTATAGCAGTGTCTACATTTGCAGCTTTTCAGGAgaaatgaattaataaaaaataaaacactttgtaaataaaatataagattatttaaattgaatgtgtgtatatatatatatatatatatatatatatatatatatatatatatatatatatatatatatatattagacacacacacacacaggtcctcaaaaaattagcatattgtgataaaagttcattattttccataatgtaatgataaaaattaaactttcatatattttagattcgtggcacaccaactgaaatatttcaggtcttttattgttttaatactgatgattttggcatacagctcatgaaaaccgaaaattcctgtctcaaaaaattagcatatcatgaaaagtttctctaaacgagctattaacctaatcatctgaatcaactaattaactctaaacacctgcaaaagattcctgaggcttttaaaaactcccaacctggttcattactcaaaaccgcaatcatcgGTAAGagtgccgacctgactgctgtccagaaggccatcattgacaccctcaagcaagaGGGTAAGATACAGatagaaatttctgaacgaataggctcttcccagagtgctgtatcaaggcacctcagtgggaagtctgtgggaaggaaaaagtgtggcaaaaaacgctacagaacgagaagaggtgaccggaccctgaggaagattgtggagaaggaccgattccagacctcgggggacctgcggaagcagtggactgagtctggagtagaaacatccagagccaccgtgcacaggcgtgtgcaggaaatgggctacaggtgccgcattgcCCAGGTCAAGACagttttgaaccagaaacagcggcagaagcgcctgacctgggctacagagaagcagcactggactgttgctcaaattttgcatgtcatttggaaatcaaggtgccagagtctggaggaagactggggagaaggaaatgccaaaatgcctgaagtccagtgtcatgtacccacagtcagtgatggtctggggtgccatgtcagctgctggtgttggtccactgtgttttatcaagggcagagtcaatgcagctagctatcaggagattttgaaacacttcatgcttccatctgctgaaaagctttatggagatgaagatttagtttttcagcacgacctggcacctgctcacagtgccaaaaccactggtaaatggtttactgaccatggtattactgcgctcaattggcctgccaactctcctgacctgaaccccatagagaatctgtgggatattgtgaagagaaagttgagagacgcaagacccaacactctggatgagcttaaggccgctatcgaagcatcctgggcctccataaca
It includes:
- the mogs gene encoding mannosyl-oligosaccharide glucosidase isoform X2 — encoded protein: MKTRSPRSVVTGLMWMRQFTDMDGNLRHTCEQGDHLQGYGWLMHDGVSFGVQEIHDRDFTLTTEFVKRMGGDHGGDWTWRITAKQHSIASSAPVISLMFYTATDVQGSLQAHVEEKNRLSSVTGTSEELGNFKITFGKPTAGEGAGGKYARYNYLQTRSPGLDKLTDIVKNSLNHKFVFSPPKGEKRSYFAVDSYKVTNHQNQQNDPKMESDFVVHQVTVQTPFQIEVLFESGSFHDRPNQLVGSVLTEELEKRKMAFDEKFESTFGLQAKGFTSSQIEFAKAALSNMLGGMGYFFGQSVVQSVYNEHPVLYPEGPLFTAVPSRSFFPRGFLWDEGFHQLLLNKWDSQLTQEVIAHWLDLINVEGWIPREQILDDEARSKVPSEFIVQHNENANPPTLFLALQELLEKLDAQPESLSSQNMLPFLRRLYPRLQIWFEWFNTTQAGPIANSYRWRGRDKDTNLFLNPKTLTSGLDDYPRASHPSADERHVDLYCWMTLASGIMANVARILGEPHQVYENTHRTLSNNDLLNELHWSENLHTFSDYGNHTQSVSLQQEKVFVPPGQPRHQFPVSRLIRSVRRAPKLQYVNALGYVSLFPFLLHILTPDSPKMEHILRDIQDPERLWTPYGLRSLSRADPIYMKRNTEHDAPYWRGAIWININYLAVRALHHYGSLEGPYKEKAATLYQDLRTNLINNVYKQYLETGYIWEQYSDSTGRGQGSHPFTGWSALTVLIMAEEY
- the mogs gene encoding mannosyl-oligosaccharide glucosidase isoform X1; this encodes MGRRRKRVATGDGVITPRKEDKAPAPPRKEKKKKTDIGKVFINISIGLCIFSLIWFFYALYMRSSLARRVVTLHPSPRVLDVNSSSPAVAPERYWGSYRPQVYFGMKTRSPRSVVTGLMWMRQFTDMDGNLRHTCEQGDHLQGYGWLMHDGVSFGVQEIHDRDFTLTTEFVKRMGGDHGGDWTWRITAKQHSIASSAPVISLMFYTATDVQGSLQAHVEEKNRLSSVTGTSEELGNFKITFGKPTAGEGAGGKYARYNYLQTRSPGLDKLTDIVKNSLNHKFVFSPPKGEKRSYFAVDSYKVTNHQNQQNDPKMESDFVVHQVTVQTPFQIEVLFESGSFHDRPNQLVGSVLTEELEKRKMAFDEKFESTFGLQAKGFTSSQIEFAKAALSNMLGGMGYFFGQSVVQSVYNEHPVLYPEGPLFTAVPSRSFFPRGFLWDEGFHQLLLNKWDSQLTQEVIAHWLDLINVEGWIPREQILDDEARSKVPSEFIVQHNENANPPTLFLALQELLEKLDAQPESLSSQNMLPFLRRLYPRLQIWFEWFNTTQAGPIANSYRWRGRDKDTNLFLNPKTLTSGLDDYPRASHPSADERHVDLYCWMTLASGIMANVARILGEPHQVYENTHRTLSNNDLLNELHWSENLHTFSDYGNHTQSVSLQQEKVFVPPGQPRHQFPVSRLIRSVRRAPKLQYVNALGYVSLFPFLLHILTPDSPKMEHILRDIQDPERLWTPYGLRSLSRADPIYMKRNTEHDAPYWRGAIWININYLAVRALHHYGSLEGPYKEKAATLYQDLRTNLINNVYKQYLETGYIWEQYSDSTGRGQGSHPFTGWSALTVLIMAEEY